GATCATGTTCAACTCCGAAACAATTTTCAAATCTTTGCTTTCTCATCGCGCGATTTTTAATTTTTAGAGCCCGCGGAAACGATGACTCTCACCTCGTCTAATGACTTTAAAGAACGAAATCAATATCTATTTGCCAGGAAATTCCAGTAAAGCAGGCGTCTCGACTGCAATAAATATTATCATTCCCAGCATAAAATGCAACACATTTCTTCAATGAACATCTCACGGTATCATATTCCATGGATTCAGGTTGATCACCAAATTTTTGGTGAGAGTTTTTTTGATTTGTGTGACGTTGAAAAGAGCAAAGCCAAATTTTTGCTTGACTTTTAAAAATTATCAAAATATATTTAGCCTTCCATTTAAAATTTTTTAAAAAATAATTCGAATTGGAGGACTACTGCATGGGTCAGGTTCAATTTGCGTTACTGGATTGGGTGTGGATGATTCTGTTTTTGATCTTGATGATCGGCTGCGGCGCTTTGTTTTATCGATTAGGGAAGCGTTCTGAAGCCGATTTCTTTTTGGCTGGTCGTGGGTTGCCCTGGTGGCTGCCGGCAACATCCGTCTATGCCACGCATACTGCCACTGATACGCCCATGTGGGTGACTGGTGTGATTTATAAACACGGTTTGGCAGGGCTGTGGTACACTTTTTTTTCTGCATGGTGCGCGGTCTCAGCATTTGTTTCGACTCGGATATTTCGTCGCTCGCTCGCCTATTCGCAAGCGGAGTGGCAGACCTTGCGATTTAGTGGATTGGGGGCAGAACTGCTCCGCGGTTGGGTCGCTGGTTGGCAGATCTTCATGAACATGTTCATCCTCGGCTGGGTTGGTATTGCCATGGGAAAAGTTTGTAACTATGCCTTTGGCTGGCCGAATTGGATCGGATTGATCGTATTTTCGGCAGTCTGCGCAATATATGTCACGGCCGCTGGATATTGGGGGGTCGTGATGGCAGATTTTCAGCAAGGTGTCATCGCGTTTTTAGCCATCGTGATTGTCTCTATCTGGGGCATTATTTATGCCGGTGGACCGGGACAGATTATTGCTAAGTTAGGAGAACTTGGACAAGCTTGGCGACTGAATCCATTCCATTTCACTGCTGATTTTACCCCTGCGTGGTTCATTACGATGTTTGTGGTGGCCATTATCGGTGGAGTGGGCATGGGCACAGCCATCGATTGGTACACCGAAGCCCAACGTATTCAAAGCGCCAAGACAGTTCGCGATGCATCCTATAGCATTTGGGGTGGCACAGCTCTGGTATTAACGCGCAATGCCATCTGGGCTGCTGCGATCCTCGGTTTCTTTGTGCTTTATCCCAATATTAACGAAACCAAAGAGTATGAGTTAGGTTGGTTCCGACTGGGCTTCGAATCTCTTCCCGTGGGCATGATCGGATTCTTCTTCGCGGCCATCGTAGCCATTCATCTCTCCACCATTGCGACGCAATTGAATCTCGGAGCCATGTATTTCACTCGAGACTTATATCATCATTACATCAATCCCAAGGCGTCACCACAAAAATTGATCCTTGTGGGAAGAATAGCCACTGTGCTATTATTATTGGGATCGTTCGTCTACGGATTAATGATGGAGGAGATCACCAATTGGCTAATATTTGCCCTATGGATCATGGCCGCTGGTGTCTGGTTGCCGAACATCCTCCAAGTGATCTGGTGGCGCTTTAATTCATGGGGCTACCTCTCCGCTTGGATCGCCAATCTCAGCATCAGTTGGTTGATCGTTTGGATCCTTCCTGAGATCGGGGTCATGCCCAAGCTCAAAGATTTTGAACAATTCTGGTTATTGGTTGTCTTGATGGCGTTGATCTACATCCCGGTCACTTTGCTCACTCCGCCAGAGAACATGGATCGTTTGGTCAAATACTATGTGATGTCCAAACCGCTCGGCTGGTGGGGGCCAGTCCGGAAAGAGGCTGAACGTCGAGGGCTGTTAACCAAAGAGCTGAAAACAAGCTAATTGGAAATCAATTGATCGAACGGCCTATCAATTAATCCTTCTGAGGAATTAAAGATCG
This candidate division KSB1 bacterium DNA region includes the following protein-coding sequences:
- a CDS encoding Na+:solute symporter, with the translated sequence MGQVQFALLDWVWMILFLILMIGCGALFYRLGKRSEADFFLAGRGLPWWLPATSVYATHTATDTPMWVTGVIYKHGLAGLWYTFFSAWCAVSAFVSTRIFRRSLAYSQAEWQTLRFSGLGAELLRGWVAGWQIFMNMFILGWVGIAMGKVCNYAFGWPNWIGLIVFSAVCAIYVTAAGYWGVVMADFQQGVIAFLAIVIVSIWGIIYAGGPGQIIAKLGELGQAWRLNPFHFTADFTPAWFITMFVVAIIGGVGMGTAIDWYTEAQRIQSAKTVRDASYSIWGGTALVLTRNAIWAAAILGFFVLYPNINETKEYELGWFRLGFESLPVGMIGFFFAAIVAIHLSTIATQLNLGAMYFTRDLYHHYINPKASPQKLILVGRIATVLLLLGSFVYGLMMEEITNWLIFALWIMAAGVWLPNILQVIWWRFNSWGYLSAWIANLSISWLIVWILPEIGVMPKLKDFEQFWLLVVLMALIYIPVTLLTPPENMDRLVKYYVMSKPLGWWGPVRKEAERRGLLTKELKTS